From the Candidatus Nomurabacteria bacterium genome, one window contains:
- the uppP gene encoding undecaprenyl-diphosphatase UppP, producing the protein MTILQSIVLGIIEGVTEFLPVSSTGHLILATRTLGIESTPFVESFTITIQVGALIAILFLFTKRLIQNWDLMKNIALAFIPTAIIGIVLYPFIKEFLLSNTYVVIYSLLFGGILIILFEIWFKRRAQSEPKEITTKNAILLGVFQTLAFIPGVSRSGAMIIGGLSMGITRKNVVEFSFLLGIPTLIAASGLDLIKTGFTFSSSEWTLLGIGFVSAFVSALFAVKIFIRFIEKHNFIGFGIYRILLALVFLFFVL; encoded by the coding sequence ATGACAATACTCCAATCAATCGTCTTAGGAATAATAGAAGGTGTCACAGAGTTCCTACCAGTATCCTCTACTGGGCACTTGATACTTGCCACTCGCACACTAGGAATAGAGTCAACGCCTTTTGTAGAAAGCTTCACAATTACAATCCAAGTCGGAGCACTAATAGCTATCCTTTTTTTATTTACAAAAAGGTTAATCCAAAACTGGGACTTGATGAAGAACATCGCCCTAGCATTTATCCCTACTGCAATAATCGGAATAGTACTATACCCATTTATAAAAGAATTCTTGCTCTCTAACACTTACGTAGTCATATATTCACTACTGTTTGGTGGGATACTCATAATACTTTTTGAGATCTGGTTCAAAAGAAGAGCTCAATCTGAACCAAAAGAAATCACAACTAAAAACGCAATATTGCTCGGAGTGTTTCAAACCCTAGCTTTTATCCCTGGAGTATCGCGTTCAGGAGCGATGATTATAGGCGGACTCTCGATGGGAATCACAAGGAAAAATGTTGTTGAGTTCTCTTTCCTACTAGGCATACCTACACTTATCGCAGCATCAGGTCTCGACCTAATCAAAACTGGTTTTACTTTTTCTTCAAGCGAATGGACGTTGCTCGGAATTGGTTTTGTAAGTGCATTTGTATCAGCGCTGTTTGCTGTAAAAATATTTATCCGTTTTATAGAGAAGCATAATTTTATTGGATTTGGAATATATCGCATACTCCTAGCACTCGTATTTTTGTTTTTTGTTTTATAA
- a CDS encoding 16S rRNA (uracil(1498)-N(3))-methyltransferase — MKVHRFLTEYKEIGNNVFIENTDLIHQIKNVLKLRMGEKIILTDGVGKNIHITLTEISKDSIVGSVVERVISEKPSHKVHLYLSILKKENFELVAQKVTEVGVASINPIESDRTVKTGLKEERLKTIIKEALEQSGGSYLPTLEEKTNLIEALKNSPGEKYLLDMTGIPFDDLEEIPEEVSIFVGPEGGWAENEIQTAKDTGVQIVSIGNSTLRAETAAIISSFLFVNKK, encoded by the coding sequence ATGAAGGTTCACCGTTTTTTAACTGAATACAAAGAAATCGGAAACAATGTATTTATAGAAAATACAGACCTAATTCATCAAATCAAAAATGTACTAAAGCTCCGCATGGGAGAAAAAATAATTCTAACTGACGGGGTGGGTAAAAATATACACATCACCCTAACTGAAATATCAAAAGATTCTATTGTGGGCAGTGTTGTAGAGAGAGTAATTTCAGAAAAACCTTCACACAAAGTGCATTTATATCTATCGATATTAAAAAAAGAAAACTTTGAACTTGTAGCCCAAAAAGTAACTGAGGTTGGAGTAGCAAGTATAAATCCAATAGAATCTGACAGGACCGTTAAAACTGGCCTCAAAGAAGAGCGTCTGAAAACTATTATCAAGGAGGCACTCGAACAATCTGGCGGATCATATTTACCCACACTAGAAGAAAAGACCAATTTAATAGAAGCTCTAAAAAATTCTCCCGGAGAGAAGTATTTGCTTGATATGACTGGAATTCCTTTTGATGACCTAGAAGAAATACCAGAGGAAGTTTCAATATTTGTAGGACCAGAAGGTGGGTGGGCTGAGAATGAAATACAAACCGCAAAAGACACAGGTGTACAGATTGTTAGTATTGGAAACTCAACTCTCCGAGCTGAAACAGCTGCGATAATATCTAGCTTCTTGTTTGTAAATAAAAAATAA
- a CDS encoding AAA family ATPase, whose amino-acid sequence MDSKQVIEILREALQNARKKIAVQADLIDTISSSPLEYCVVVKTGNKTLVERLPRPSDFSLGKEVRLSISHPDYLKNLNTKGKVTKEIDLNGCVQAEFENGYKNNFDIGGINKSFELELTEEVKEEKETITIVINGQFLEINKPLIDVEPGDVCTLSSKTKQIVNRSATVTLGPVCVFRKLMDENHCEVEISGTKKVVFSGKINKDAESGDHIVLDPSSSIILKNLGKSEEDFSLNEELNVSWDEIGGLHKAKELMIELVELPFKNPDLFKFYNRKMPKGVLLYGPPGCGKTMLGKAVATSLAKNYDKKGFKSGFIYIKGPEILNKYVGNAEETIREIFDRARKHNAQYNYPATLFIDEAEAILSKRGSGVSSDVEKTIVPMFLTEMDGLEDSGAFIILATNRPDMLDPAIVRDGRIDRKVKITRPDQKSAGEIFLKNIKKIPKSNSAEDDLSKVFVEKFFSEDLKLCDIKYTESEGHLFLHHICNGAMIVSAVDMSISNAMKRDLANNTKTGIQASDVEEAVENLYKQNLDLNHNDEIAEIIEDSGKRLITFSRHK is encoded by the coding sequence ATGGATTCTAAACAAGTGATAGAAATTTTACGCGAAGCATTACAAAATGCTCGCAAGAAAATTGCAGTTCAAGCCGATTTGATAGACACGATCTCTAGCTCCCCTCTTGAGTACTGTGTTGTTGTAAAAACAGGAAATAAAACTCTTGTTGAGAGACTTCCCAGACCATCAGACTTTTCATTAGGAAAAGAAGTTAGATTATCTATCTCTCATCCTGATTACTTAAAAAACTTAAACACAAAAGGAAAAGTAACCAAAGAAATTGATTTAAATGGATGCGTACAAGCTGAATTTGAAAATGGTTACAAAAACAATTTCGACATCGGAGGAATAAACAAATCTTTCGAATTAGAATTGACTGAGGAAGTAAAAGAAGAAAAGGAAACAATCACTATTGTAATCAATGGGCAATTTCTTGAAATAAACAAGCCTTTAATTGATGTGGAACCCGGTGATGTCTGTACCTTGTCTTCTAAAACAAAACAAATTGTAAACAGATCAGCCACAGTAACACTTGGACCTGTATGCGTCTTCCGAAAGTTAATGGATGAAAACCATTGTGAAGTGGAAATATCCGGAACCAAGAAAGTCGTCTTTTCAGGGAAAATAAACAAAGACGCAGAATCAGGAGATCACATCGTACTTGATCCCTCCTCTTCTATAATTCTCAAGAATTTAGGAAAGAGTGAGGAAGATTTTTCACTGAACGAAGAATTGAATGTATCTTGGGATGAAATCGGAGGACTACATAAAGCCAAGGAGCTTATGATAGAGCTCGTAGAACTTCCATTCAAAAATCCTGATTTGTTTAAATTCTACAATCGTAAAATGCCAAAGGGTGTTCTGTTATATGGACCTCCAGGATGTGGCAAGACAATGCTTGGAAAAGCAGTTGCTACTTCTCTGGCAAAAAATTACGATAAAAAAGGATTTAAAAGTGGTTTCATATATATAAAAGGCCCAGAGATATTAAATAAATATGTTGGCAATGCTGAAGAAACTATTCGAGAAATCTTCGATAGAGCCCGTAAGCACAATGCACAATATAACTATCCTGCCACCCTTTTCATAGATGAAGCTGAAGCAATACTTTCAAAAAGAGGCTCCGGTGTAAGTTCTGATGTTGAAAAAACAATAGTACCAATGTTTCTGACAGAAATGGATGGGCTTGAAGATTCTGGAGCTTTTATAATATTAGCTACCAATAGACCTGACATGCTTGATCCTGCTATTGTAAGAGACGGTAGAATAGATCGTAAAGTCAAAATCACTAGACCTGATCAGAAAAGTGCAGGCGAGATTTTCCTAAAGAATATCAAAAAGATTCCAAAATCAAATTCAGCAGAAGATGATTTGTCGAAAGTTTTTGTAGAAAAATTCTTTAGTGAAGACTTAAAGTTGTGTGACATAAAATACACAGAATCAGAGGGTCATCTTTTTCTTCATCATATATGCAATGGAGCAATGATTGTCTCTGCTGTTGATATGTCCATATCGAATGCAATGAAAAGAGACTTAGCCAACAACACAAAGACAGGTATTCAAGCAAGTGATGTTGAAGAAGCAGTGGAAAATCTCTACAAGCAAAATCTCGATTTAAACCACAATGATGAGATTGCTGAGATAATAGAAGACTCAGGAAAAAGATTGATAACTTTTTCACGTCATAAATAA
- a CDS encoding OmpA family protein, which translates to MSIISTWKRLGWLTQFIILAAIFTYPTILGFNYLNSKGIIGGKNKETVQLEKATQEQNIILTSAPSNYKTVGLTMMPLPSSTVVRDATRVSIEYWGMAWQSQAGFALANGGPLTTEGSMYDKAKINFNFIRQDMYDKMSEKMLDIAKQFEDDPEGTPIYLLGIMGDGMVTFGAPLMARLQEINPDFRPVGIFTPGFSDGEDKFIGPYEWRIDPQKARGGICVVYLKDGDHNLALKWAADNGVPVNPDPTTWSANALNFVSAEDFLDAARKYNARKSNKVELTEVITDENGKVIKRGDKVFKEINCVSTWLPGDEKVFSGSPNDDIINLMSTRENRMQMPCLVIGLNKQLEMHRGDVEKFIWASLQASDQIKTYDGALRFACKAQAEIYKEGAEENGKFWYDYYRGKTITTSFGRQVTLGGSRAANLADNAELFGLSGGVNRYEAVFNYFGNYMARLYPEDVPTVPDINEMLDLSYLQNVYSKYKGNMTTADEPQMTPGGIVDKVSERNYKVEFASGSAQLTAEGIKTLNEMYQSLAVSDLKIQVYGHTDSDGDDGPNMELSQKRADAVKYFLIKKGINPKRFTDVMGYGESNPIAENTSANGKQKNRRVEIETGM; encoded by the coding sequence ATGAGTATCATTAGCACTTGGAAACGCTTAGGATGGTTGACACAGTTCATCATCCTCGCAGCAATTTTCACTTACCCTACAATTTTGGGTTTCAATTACCTGAACAGCAAGGGAATCATAGGTGGAAAAAACAAAGAAACTGTGCAGCTTGAAAAAGCTACGCAGGAACAGAACATAATCTTAACTTCAGCACCATCGAACTACAAAACAGTTGGTTTGACAATGATGCCCTTGCCTTCTTCAACAGTCGTACGCGACGCAACACGCGTTAGTATCGAATACTGGGGAATGGCATGGCAGTCACAGGCCGGGTTTGCTCTTGCAAACGGAGGACCGCTTACCACTGAAGGTAGTATGTACGACAAGGCGAAAATAAATTTTAATTTTATTCGTCAAGATATGTATGACAAAATGTCGGAAAAAATGCTAGATATCGCAAAGCAATTTGAAGATGATCCGGAAGGAACACCAATCTATTTACTCGGAATTATGGGTGATGGAATGGTTACCTTTGGGGCACCGCTTATGGCTCGATTGCAGGAAATCAATCCCGACTTTCGTCCTGTGGGTATATTTACCCCAGGATTCTCAGACGGAGAAGATAAATTTATCGGACCATACGAATGGAGAATTGATCCTCAAAAAGCTCGTGGTGGAATCTGCGTTGTATATTTAAAGGATGGTGATCATAACCTTGCGCTCAAATGGGCTGCAGACAATGGAGTACCAGTGAATCCGGATCCAACAACATGGAGTGCGAATGCACTTAATTTCGTATCTGCCGAGGATTTCCTCGATGCAGCACGAAAATATAATGCACGCAAATCCAACAAGGTGGAATTAACAGAGGTTATAACTGATGAAAATGGAAAAGTCATTAAACGTGGCGACAAAGTTTTCAAAGAAATTAATTGTGTTTCTACTTGGTTGCCGGGAGACGAAAAAGTTTTCAGCGGTTCACCGAATGATGACATTATAAATTTGATGTCCACTCGAGAAAATCGTATGCAGATGCCTTGTTTGGTTATTGGATTAAACAAACAACTTGAGATGCATCGAGGAGATGTTGAAAAATTCATTTGGGCAAGCTTACAAGCATCAGACCAGATAAAGACCTATGACGGAGCACTTCGTTTTGCCTGCAAGGCGCAAGCAGAAATTTATAAAGAAGGAGCTGAAGAGAATGGTAAATTCTGGTACGACTATTATCGGGGAAAAACAATTACAACTTCGTTTGGTCGCCAAGTAACATTGGGTGGATCACGAGCTGCAAATTTAGCCGACAATGCTGAACTGTTTGGGCTCTCTGGTGGAGTTAATCGTTACGAAGCTGTATTCAATTACTTCGGTAATTATATGGCTAGATTATATCCTGAAGACGTTCCGACAGTTCCTGATATTAACGAAATGCTTGATTTGTCATATTTGCAGAATGTATATAGTAAATACAAAGGCAATATGACTACAGCAGATGAACCTCAAATGACTCCTGGTGGAATTGTCGACAAGGTTTCTGAAAGAAACTATAAAGTCGAATTTGCCAGTGGTTCAGCACAGCTAACAGCGGAAGGCATTAAAACTCTCAATGAGATGTATCAATCACTCGCTGTTTCTGATCTCAAAATTCAGGTTTATGGTCACACCGACAGTGATGGTGATGATGGTCCCAATATGGAGCTGTCACAAAAGCGAGCCGATGCGGTCAAATATTTCCTGATTAAAAAGGGGATTAACCCAAAAAGGTTTACTGATGTGATGGGCTACGGAGAATCAAATCCTATTGCGGAAAACACATCTGCAAACGGGAAGCAAAAAAACCGTCGCGTGGAGATTGAGACCGGTATGTAA
- a CDS encoding ATP-binding cassette domain-containing protein yields MEEYKITDETLLQIEGINKSFTDSSNGQVNTVLKGVDQKIFDIVRPGVSQGQVVSILGPSGIGKTTLFEIIAGIEKPDSGQVMVRNPLRMASADDKVPLLVPVNPGMVGVVYQSYPTFEYLKVHENLMRGAKLGGIRGKEAIEKVKYYLEHLGLLESRNKFPAQLSGGQRQRLAIGQQLLCSSVILLMDEPFSGLDPNAKNDVMRLIVDLSKTNELITFIVVTHDIQSAVAISDTVWIMGKNPNDVGASIIESYNLIEMGLAWHPEIKKMPEYHKFIGEIEENFPRYAGK; encoded by the coding sequence ATGGAAGAATATAAAATTACCGATGAGACCCTTCTGCAAATTGAGGGGATAAACAAATCTTTTACGGATTCATCTAACGGTCAGGTTAATACCGTATTGAAAGGTGTTGATCAGAAAATTTTCGATATTGTTCGTCCCGGTGTTTCTCAGGGGCAGGTTGTGAGTATTCTCGGTCCGTCAGGGATTGGGAAGACAACTCTGTTTGAAATTATTGCCGGTATAGAAAAACCTGATTCAGGTCAGGTCATGGTTCGCAACCCACTTCGCATGGCGAGTGCTGATGATAAAGTACCCCTATTAGTTCCTGTAAATCCAGGAATGGTTGGGGTTGTGTATCAAAGTTATCCCACATTCGAATATCTAAAAGTGCATGAAAATCTTATGCGGGGAGCGAAGCTTGGTGGAATTCGTGGCAAAGAAGCCATTGAGAAAGTGAAGTACTATCTTGAACACCTTGGTCTTCTTGAGTCTCGTAATAAATTTCCTGCTCAACTCTCTGGCGGACAACGTCAAAGGCTTGCAATTGGCCAGCAGTTATTGTGTTCATCAGTTATTTTATTGATGGATGAACCATTCAGTGGTCTTGACCCAAATGCCAAGAATGATGTCATGAGGCTCATTGTCGATTTATCGAAAACAAATGAGCTTATCACGTTTATTGTGGTGACACACGATATTCAATCTGCTGTTGCGATCTCCGATACTGTCTGGATTATGGGTAAAAACCCTAACGATGTAGGTGCAAGTATTATCGAGTCATACAACCTGATTGAAATGGGTCTTGCTTGGCATCCCGAAATTAAAAAGATGCCCGAATATCATAAATTTATCGGAGAGATTGAGGAAAACTTTCCAAGATATGCCGGTAAATAA
- a CDS encoding SET domain-containing protein — MQKTKEKNKDRKHVVPRTKVGRSKHSGFGIFAVDPIKKGQFIIEYVGKICTNKEVEDNVGMYLFELNNKFTIDGTTRKNKARYVNHSCRPNAESDVKGLRVFISAIKDIAPGEEVTYDYGKEFFDEFIKPKGCQCGFCDGKGKKIPLNKKKK, encoded by the coding sequence ATGCAAAAAACAAAGGAAAAAAACAAAGACAGGAAACATGTTGTGCCTCGTACAAAAGTCGGACGCTCAAAACATAGTGGTTTTGGAATATTTGCAGTGGACCCTATAAAGAAAGGTCAGTTCATAATCGAATATGTCGGAAAGATTTGTACAAACAAAGAGGTTGAAGACAATGTGGGTATGTATCTTTTTGAATTGAATAACAAATTTACAATCGATGGTACTACTCGTAAAAATAAAGCTCGATATGTGAATCACTCATGTCGTCCCAATGCAGAAAGTGATGTGAAAGGTTTGCGTGTTTTTATATCTGCAATAAAAGATATTGCTCCAGGTGAAGAGGTGACATATGATTATGGAAAAGAATTTTTTGATGAATTTATAAAACCAAAGGGTTGTCAGTGTGGGTTCTGTGACGGGAAAGGAAAGAAAATACCACTAAATAAAAAGAAAAAATAA
- a CDS encoding adenine phosphoribosyltransferase: protein MQRALIERLKREIRTVPDFPKPGIAFKDICSILENPILMQDVCQGLYHDLVPLKGKVTHVVSLESRGFIFGTVMALYLKVPMIIVRKPGKLPGELVSVDYKKEYGVDTLTVESDSFGKGDQVLIHDDLLATGGSAVAAAKLVHKCGAEVCGFSFIMELNELEGRKKLQLFSDHINSVVNFEKGE, encoded by the coding sequence ATGCAAAGAGCTCTCATTGAAAGATTAAAAAGAGAGATCAGGACTGTTCCTGATTTTCCAAAACCAGGTATTGCATTTAAAGACATTTGCAGTATCCTAGAGAACCCAATTTTGATGCAAGACGTGTGCCAAGGTCTATATCATGACCTTGTCCCACTTAAGGGTAAGGTTACGCATGTCGTATCACTCGAATCCAGAGGTTTTATCTTTGGTACAGTGATGGCGCTGTATTTGAAAGTTCCGATGATTATCGTAAGGAAGCCAGGAAAACTTCCCGGTGAATTAGTCTCGGTTGATTATAAAAAGGAGTATGGCGTAGATACGCTTACTGTTGAGTCGGATTCATTTGGGAAAGGTGACCAGGTTTTGATCCACGATGACTTGCTTGCTACTGGAGGTAGTGCTGTCGCCGCTGCAAAACTTGTACACAAATGTGGAGCCGAAGTGTGCGGTTTTAGCTTCATTATGGAGCTCAATGAGCTTGAAGGTCGCAAGAAATTGCAATTGTTTTCTGACCATATAAATTCTGTTGTTAATTTTGAGAAAGGGGAATAA